The proteins below come from a single Microbacterium sp. SLBN-154 genomic window:
- a CDS encoding DUF4350 domain-containing protein has translation MTAAASPTDTGVAGPAAPRRRRVGGWIVLAVALLVVGAVGALLSGLGEWAQRDALDAESAGPTGTRALVEVLRDQGVAVEVARTRADATRALDGAADGVTLVLPDTPALSDDGLADLAAPADDIVLIEPRSRTLRLFLPGTTVGGRADTLLDPQCGVAGAERSGPVAPGAVFEAGDGAEACYLTGDGAAGLIVAELDGRRVAALDGAAVLVNEVLAQDGNAALGINLLARHPLVVWYDPMLGDTDLDNTDPSLGESTPRWVSPAIALLLLAAAAAAIWRGRRFGPLVRERLPVTVRAAETAEGRARLYAQTRDAAHAADDLRIAALRRMARLVGLGPNAAADEISDATADRLSADRRVVRGILLDDVPTDDAQLAVVAARLRELEAALRDAVRPERNRP, from the coding sequence ATGACCGCCGCTGCGTCCCCCACCGACACCGGCGTCGCCGGACCGGCCGCGCCGCGGCGACGACGGGTCGGCGGTTGGATCGTGCTCGCCGTCGCCCTGCTCGTCGTCGGCGCTGTCGGAGCCCTGCTCTCGGGGCTCGGCGAATGGGCACAGCGCGACGCTCTGGACGCCGAGTCGGCCGGACCCACCGGAACGCGGGCGCTGGTCGAGGTGCTTCGCGACCAGGGGGTCGCGGTCGAGGTCGCCCGCACCCGAGCTGACGCGACCCGCGCGCTCGACGGCGCCGCGGACGGGGTGACCCTCGTGCTCCCGGACACGCCGGCGCTGTCGGACGACGGACTCGCCGACCTCGCCGCACCGGCCGACGACATCGTCCTCATCGAGCCGCGGTCGCGGACCCTGCGCCTCTTCCTCCCCGGAACCACCGTCGGCGGACGCGCCGACACACTGCTCGATCCGCAGTGCGGCGTCGCTGGGGCCGAGCGGTCGGGCCCGGTCGCCCCGGGCGCGGTCTTCGAGGCGGGAGACGGCGCCGAAGCCTGTTACCTCACCGGTGACGGCGCGGCGGGCCTGATCGTCGCCGAGCTCGACGGTCGGCGCGTCGCCGCCCTCGACGGGGCCGCGGTGCTCGTCAACGAGGTGCTGGCGCAGGACGGCAACGCCGCCCTCGGCATCAACCTGCTCGCGCGGCATCCGCTCGTCGTCTGGTACGACCCCATGCTCGGCGACACCGACCTGGATAACACCGACCCCTCGCTCGGCGAGTCCACTCCCCGCTGGGTGAGCCCCGCGATCGCCCTGCTGCTTCTCGCCGCCGCGGCCGCAGCGATCTGGCGCGGCCGCCGGTTCGGACCGCTCGTGCGCGAGCGCCTCCCGGTCACGGTCCGCGCGGCGGAGACCGCCGAGGGCCGCGCGCGCCTGTACGCCCAGACCCGCGATGCCGCGCACGCCGCCGATGATCTGCGCATCGCGGCCCTGCGCCGCATGGCCCGGCTCGTCGGCCTCGGCCCGAACGCCGCGGCCGATGAGATCTCCGATGCCACGGCCGACCGGCTCTCCGCCGATCGGCGCGTCGTCCGCGGCATCCTCCTCGACGATGTCCCGACCGACGACGCCCAGCTCGCCGTCGTCGCCGCGCGCCTGCGCGAACTCGAAGCCGCCCTCCGCGACGCCGTCCGTCCCGAAAGGAACCGCCCATGA
- a CDS encoding AAA family ATPase: MTDQPSAPAPGGAPAAAPTLDDAALRDAMHRVRSEVGKAVIGQDGTVTGLLIALLARGHVLLEGVPGVAKTLLVRSFSTALGLDTKRIQFTPDLMPGDVSGSLVYDARTGEFEFRPGPVFSNIVLADEINRTPPKTQAALLEAMEERQVSSDGVTRPLPSPFLVAATQNPIEQEGTYTLPEAQLDRFLLKLIVDLPPREAELAVLRRHAEGFDPRDLGAAGLRRVIDPAEIVAAQHAAARVTVTDDVLGYVVDLAQATRQSPSVQLGVSPRATTALLAAAKAWAWLGGYPAITPDHVQTLLVPTWRHRIRLRPDAELEGVSVDAVLTAVVQQTRVPV, from the coding sequence ATGACCGATCAGCCGTCCGCCCCCGCCCCCGGGGGCGCTCCCGCCGCCGCACCCACGCTCGACGATGCCGCGCTCCGCGACGCGATGCACCGGGTGCGCAGCGAGGTCGGGAAGGCCGTGATCGGCCAGGACGGCACGGTCACCGGCCTTCTCATCGCCCTCCTCGCCCGCGGTCACGTGCTGCTGGAGGGCGTGCCCGGGGTCGCCAAGACCCTCCTGGTGCGCTCGTTCAGCACGGCCCTGGGCCTGGACACCAAGCGCATCCAGTTCACCCCCGACCTGATGCCCGGCGACGTGTCGGGGTCGCTCGTCTACGACGCGCGCACCGGCGAGTTCGAGTTCCGCCCCGGCCCGGTGTTCAGCAACATCGTGCTCGCCGACGAGATCAACCGCACCCCGCCCAAGACCCAGGCGGCGCTGCTGGAGGCGATGGAGGAGCGCCAGGTCTCCTCCGACGGCGTGACCCGGCCCCTGCCGTCGCCGTTCCTCGTCGCCGCGACGCAGAACCCGATCGAGCAGGAGGGCACCTACACCCTCCCCGAGGCCCAGCTCGACCGGTTCCTGCTGAAGCTGATCGTCGACCTGCCGCCGCGCGAGGCGGAGCTTGCGGTGCTCCGCCGCCATGCAGAGGGGTTCGACCCGCGCGACCTCGGCGCCGCGGGCCTCCGGCGGGTCATCGACCCCGCGGAGATCGTCGCAGCTCAGCACGCCGCCGCTCGGGTGACGGTCACCGACGATGTGCTCGGGTACGTCGTCGACCTCGCCCAGGCGACCCGCCAGAGCCCGTCGGTGCAGCTGGGGGTGAGCCCCCGGGCGACCACCGCGCTCCTCGCGGCGGCGAAGGCCTGGGCCTGGCTCGGCGGCTACCCCGCGATCACCCCCGACCACGTGCAGACGCTGCTCGTGCCCACCTGGCGGCACCGGATCCGGCTGCGCCCGGACGCCGAGCTCGAGGGCGTGTCGGTCGACGCCGTGCTCACCGCGGTGGTGCAGCAGACGCGCGTGCCGGTCTGA
- a CDS encoding DUF4129 domain-containing protein, with translation MISGVARTLVATAVTPDGDEAREWAEQELSNPIYAEAEPTAFDRIARAIGEFLGGLFSTDVSGGLGSAFALIAAVAVAALIIVAVLVWGLPRARRRAAAPVATLFGESDERTADDLRRAAASAADAGKWDEALILRFRALARGLAERGVVSTPPGATVHAFARSAGRVFPAAAADLEAGASAFDDVRYLRRPGSRDDYEGLRRLDEQLIAARPAASARVGMSG, from the coding sequence GTGATCTCCGGCGTCGCGCGGACGCTCGTCGCGACAGCGGTCACCCCTGACGGCGACGAGGCGCGGGAGTGGGCGGAGCAGGAGCTGTCGAATCCGATCTACGCCGAGGCGGAGCCGACGGCCTTCGACCGCATCGCCCGCGCCATCGGAGAGTTCCTCGGCGGACTGTTCTCCACCGACGTCTCCGGCGGCCTCGGGTCGGCTTTCGCCCTCATCGCGGCGGTCGCCGTGGCGGCCCTGATCATCGTCGCCGTCCTGGTGTGGGGTCTTCCCCGCGCGCGTCGTCGTGCGGCGGCACCGGTCGCGACCCTCTTCGGCGAATCCGACGAACGCACCGCCGACGACCTGCGCCGCGCCGCGGCATCCGCAGCCGACGCCGGGAAGTGGGACGAGGCCCTCATCCTGCGCTTCCGCGCGCTCGCGCGCGGCCTCGCCGAGCGCGGGGTCGTCAGCACGCCGCCCGGCGCCACGGTGCACGCGTTCGCACGGTCGGCCGGACGTGTCTTCCCGGCCGCCGCAGCGGATCTCGAGGCGGGCGCGTCCGCATTCGACGACGTCCGTTACCTGCGTCGACCGGGCTCTCGCGACGACTACGAAGGTCTCCGCCGCCTCGACGAGCAGCTGATCGCCGCTCGCCCGGCCGCCTCCGCCCGTGTCGGGATGAGCGGATGA